A single genomic interval of Zingiber officinale cultivar Zhangliang chromosome 4A, Zo_v1.1, whole genome shotgun sequence harbors:
- the LOC121971008 gene encoding uncharacterized protein LOC121971008 isoform X1 — MASTSDCVTPVASDRKRRALEALEKRFAFEAERRQESVKSKRIKESESVGGVEQRKEEKRNAKLAPSSEVDGGSERRTRGKASASSSSRKDVHPVYSEISGIVDANLLQLNDLKAPNARDTVSKIVNDIVAKGDEANKYTRHGKSLKIDNLIYLDQLISKDDSLKDARLKALMSHSKRSRNHMSNRQHRKCGSFNLPREFHKFDLFTPMHEMWKGYIVELMKEVGKKQLNECLLNADLHGAFLLVVECKTSAYKGESGIMIRETSETFGIITKENRFRVVPKVGSVFIFQADCWKITLLGDKLSKRSTNKLKP; from the exons ATGGCATCGACGTCCGACTGTGTCACGCCGGTTGCTTCCGATCGGAAGAGACGCGCCCTCGAAGCTCTCGAAAAGAGGTTCGCCTTCGAGGCAGAGCGTCGCCAGGAGAGCGTAAAGTCGAAGCGAATAAAGGAGTCGGAGAGTGTAGGCGGAGTTGAGCAGAGGAAGGAAGAGAAAAGGAATGCGAAGCTTGCGCCGAGCTCAGAGGTTGACGGTGGATCTGAGCGGAGAACACGAGGCAAGGCTTCTGCCTCTTCTTCATCTAGAAAAG ATGTTCACCCTGTTTATTCAGAGATTTCTGGGATTGTTGATGCCAATTTGCTACAACTTAATGATCTAAAG GCTCCGAATGCAAGGGATACTGTAAGCAAAATTGTGAATGATATTGTTGCAAAGGGTGATGAGGCCAATAAGTACACAAGGCATGGAAAAAGCTTGAAAATCGACAATTTGATCTATCTTGATCAATTAATCTCAAAGGATGATAGTTTGAAAGATGCTCGCCTGAAGGCTTTAATGAGCCACTCAAAACGGTCAAGGAACCACATGTCCAATAGACAACACAGGAAGTGTGGATCATTCAACCTACCAAGAGAGTTCCACAA ATTTGATCTCTTCACACCAATGCATGAAATGTGGAAAGGATACATTGTCGAGCTTATGAAAGAAGTGGG GAAAAAGCAATTGAATGAGTGTCTTCTCAATGCAGACTTGCATGGTGCTTTCCTTTTGG TTGTCGAATGTAAAACAAGTGCCTACAAAGGCGAAAGTGGTATTATGATTCGAGAGACTTCTGAGACCTTTGgaataattacaaaagaaaaccGGTTCCGAG TTGTTCCCAAAGTGGGTTCTGTCTTCATTTTTCAAGCTGATTGTTGGAAGATCACATTGCTCGGCGACAAGTTATCAAAAAGGTCGACGAACAAGCTGAAACCCTAG
- the LOC121971008 gene encoding uncharacterized protein LOC121971008 isoform X2: protein MASTSDCVTPVASDRKRRALEALEKRFAFEAERRQESVKSKRIKESESVGGVEQRKEEKRNAKLAPSSEVDGGSERRTRDVHPVYSEISGIVDANLLQLNDLKAPNARDTVSKIVNDIVAKGDEANKYTRHGKSLKIDNLIYLDQLISKDDSLKDARLKALMSHSKRSRNHMSNRQHRKCGSFNLPREFHKFDLFTPMHEMWKGYIVELMKEVGKKQLNECLLNADLHGAFLLVVECKTSAYKGESGIMIRETSETFGIITKENRFRVVPKVGSVFIFQADCWKITLLGDKLSKRSTNKLKP from the exons ATGGCATCGACGTCCGACTGTGTCACGCCGGTTGCTTCCGATCGGAAGAGACGCGCCCTCGAAGCTCTCGAAAAGAGGTTCGCCTTCGAGGCAGAGCGTCGCCAGGAGAGCGTAAAGTCGAAGCGAATAAAGGAGTCGGAGAGTGTAGGCGGAGTTGAGCAGAGGAAGGAAGAGAAAAGGAATGCGAAGCTTGCGCCGAGCTCAGAGGTTGACGGTGGATCTGAGCGGAGAACACGAG ATGTTCACCCTGTTTATTCAGAGATTTCTGGGATTGTTGATGCCAATTTGCTACAACTTAATGATCTAAAG GCTCCGAATGCAAGGGATACTGTAAGCAAAATTGTGAATGATATTGTTGCAAAGGGTGATGAGGCCAATAAGTACACAAGGCATGGAAAAAGCTTGAAAATCGACAATTTGATCTATCTTGATCAATTAATCTCAAAGGATGATAGTTTGAAAGATGCTCGCCTGAAGGCTTTAATGAGCCACTCAAAACGGTCAAGGAACCACATGTCCAATAGACAACACAGGAAGTGTGGATCATTCAACCTACCAAGAGAGTTCCACAA ATTTGATCTCTTCACACCAATGCATGAAATGTGGAAAGGATACATTGTCGAGCTTATGAAAGAAGTGGG GAAAAAGCAATTGAATGAGTGTCTTCTCAATGCAGACTTGCATGGTGCTTTCCTTTTGG TTGTCGAATGTAAAACAAGTGCCTACAAAGGCGAAAGTGGTATTATGATTCGAGAGACTTCTGAGACCTTTGgaataattacaaaagaaaaccGGTTCCGAG TTGTTCCCAAAGTGGGTTCTGTCTTCATTTTTCAAGCTGATTGTTGGAAGATCACATTGCTCGGCGACAAGTTATCAAAAAGGTCGACGAACAAGCTGAAACCCTAG